A genomic window from Streptomyces brevispora includes:
- the kdpA gene encoding potassium-transporting ATPase subunit KdpA, with protein MNDTLAGWLQVLALAVALGLSFRPLGDYLARVLTADHHGRVERLVYRAGGVNGDADQKWPVYLRSVLAFSAVSVLFLYAFLRLQNHLLLSLGMKPITPDQSFNTATSFVTNTNWQSYSGESAMGHLVQMAGLAVQNFVSAAVGIAVAAALIRGFNRKKTDRVGNFWVDLTRIVLRVLLPPACVFAIVLVAAGTVQNFHGFHDITTIAGGHQGLPGGPVASQESIKELGTNGGGFYNANSAHPFENPNAFTNLIEIYLMLVIAFSLPRTFGTMVGDNRQGYAVVAVMALIWGASVAVVTANELHSVSSAAGHAAGGMTEGKETRLGIWASALFAVSTTLTSCGATNSSHDSYTPGGGGMTIFNMMLGEIAPGGTGSGLYGILILAIVAVFVAGLMVGRTPEYLGKKLRGREMKFASLYILTTPAVALVGAGLAMTLPGERAAMLNSGPHGFSEVLYAFTSAANNNGSAFAGLSANTVWYNTTLGVVMLVGRFLPMVFVLALAGSLAAQQPAPVTAGTLPTHRPQFVGLLTAVILIVVGLTYLPALALGPLAEGLH; from the coding sequence ATGAACGACACCCTCGCGGGCTGGCTCCAGGTACTCGCCCTGGCGGTCGCGCTAGGTCTCTCCTTTCGCCCGCTGGGCGACTACCTGGCCCGAGTCCTGACCGCCGATCACCATGGTCGGGTGGAACGCCTGGTCTACCGGGCAGGCGGGGTGAACGGCGACGCCGACCAGAAATGGCCGGTCTACCTGCGGAGCGTCCTGGCCTTCTCAGCCGTATCGGTACTCTTCCTGTACGCGTTCCTGCGCCTGCAGAACCATCTTCTGCTGTCCCTGGGCATGAAGCCGATCACCCCGGACCAGTCGTTCAACACCGCGACATCCTTCGTCACCAATACCAACTGGCAGTCGTATTCAGGTGAGTCGGCCATGGGGCATCTGGTCCAGATGGCGGGCCTAGCGGTGCAGAACTTCGTCTCCGCAGCCGTGGGCATCGCCGTCGCCGCCGCGCTGATCCGGGGCTTCAACCGGAAGAAGACCGATCGCGTCGGGAATTTCTGGGTGGACCTGACACGGATCGTGCTTCGCGTTCTGCTGCCGCCGGCCTGCGTCTTCGCGATCGTTCTGGTGGCCGCCGGCACCGTCCAGAACTTCCACGGGTTCCATGACATCACCACCATCGCGGGCGGGCACCAGGGCCTGCCCGGAGGCCCCGTCGCCTCCCAGGAGTCCATCAAGGAACTGGGCACCAACGGCGGTGGTTTCTACAACGCGAACTCCGCGCACCCCTTCGAGAACCCCAACGCCTTCACCAACCTGATCGAGATCTACCTCATGCTGGTCATCGCGTTCTCGCTCCCGCGGACCTTCGGAACGATGGTCGGCGACAACCGCCAGGGATACGCCGTCGTCGCCGTGATGGCCTTGATCTGGGGCGCGTCGGTCGCCGTCGTCACCGCCAACGAACTGCACAGCGTCAGCAGCGCCGCAGGGCACGCGGCCGGCGGAATGACAGAGGGCAAGGAGACGCGGCTGGGGATCTGGGCCTCGGCCCTGTTCGCCGTGTCCACCACCCTCACGTCGTGCGGAGCGACCAACTCCTCCCACGACTCGTACACGCCGGGCGGCGGCGGAATGACGATCTTCAACATGATGCTGGGGGAGATCGCACCCGGCGGCACCGGATCCGGGCTCTACGGGATCCTGATCCTGGCGATCGTCGCGGTCTTCGTCGCCGGACTGATGGTGGGCCGGACACCCGAGTACCTGGGCAAGAAGCTCCGGGGCCGGGAGATGAAGTTCGCCTCGCTCTACATCCTGACCACGCCCGCGGTGGCACTGGTGGGGGCGGGGCTGGCGATGACGCTCCCGGGAGAGCGGGCGGCCATGCTCAATTCCGGTCCGCACGGCTTCTCCGAGGTCCTGTACGCCTTCACGTCGGCTGCGAACAACAACGGCTCGGCGTTCGCGGGGCTGAGCGCGAACACCGTCTGGTACAACACCACGCTTGGTGTGGTCATGCTCGTCGGCCGGTTCCTGCCCATGGTGTTCGTCCTGGCGCTCGCCGGCTCGCTCGCAGCGCAGCAACCCGCTCCGGTCACCGCGGGCACCCTGCCCACTCACCGGCCGCAGTTCGTCGGGCTGTTGACCGCGGTGATCCTCATCGTCGTCGGTCTGACCTACCTGCCCGCACTCGCGCTCGGACCCCTTGCGGAGGGCCTGCACTGA
- a CDS encoding PucR family transcriptional regulator → MKGDYQELVDEISGLLGAPATLENRDFGLVAFGAHDSDDATAMDPVRTRSILTRRSTPAVRAWFENFGITRATGPVRIPAAPEAGVNRDRICLPVRHRGVVLGYVWLLDADPRPTDEQLDAAMEVAARIGALLSDEARAGADLSREFGAVLTAGRGWQRDMAVAALSEALGPDADGLHTVVCVTPWAEEPPSVRTVPSTAALSVAPAAAGAGPAALAALVRLRSTEVLDPALTAADRLRATAGPAATAGIAVPRRGLAELADAWHEASAANRAAAAEARFGPVAQWSAIGPYRLLTALAPDTPTDRAVRPLLTPPHRDLARTAEVFLDCAGQASRTAGELGIHRQTLYYRLSRVQQLTGLDLNDGEDRLLLHMALKASRL, encoded by the coding sequence GTGAAGGGCGATTACCAGGAGCTGGTCGACGAGATCTCCGGACTGCTCGGCGCTCCCGCGACGCTGGAGAACCGGGACTTCGGCCTGGTCGCCTTCGGTGCCCACGACAGCGACGACGCCACGGCGATGGACCCGGTCCGCACCCGCTCGATCCTGACCCGTCGCTCGACCCCCGCGGTCCGCGCCTGGTTCGAGAACTTCGGCATCACCCGCGCCACCGGCCCCGTCCGCATCCCGGCCGCCCCGGAGGCCGGCGTCAACCGGGACCGGATCTGTCTGCCGGTACGCCATCGGGGTGTGGTGCTCGGTTACGTATGGCTGCTGGACGCCGACCCCCGGCCGACCGACGAGCAGCTGGACGCGGCGATGGAGGTGGCGGCCCGGATCGGGGCGCTGCTCTCCGACGAGGCGCGGGCGGGCGCGGATCTGTCCCGGGAGTTCGGCGCGGTCCTCACGGCCGGGCGCGGCTGGCAGCGCGACATGGCGGTCGCCGCGCTCAGCGAGGCGCTCGGCCCGGACGCGGACGGGCTGCACACCGTGGTGTGCGTGACCCCGTGGGCGGAAGAGCCGCCCTCGGTGCGCACGGTGCCGTCGACGGCCGCACTGTCCGTCGCCCCGGCCGCGGCCGGGGCGGGCCCTGCGGCACTGGCCGCGCTGGTCCGGCTCCGGTCGACCGAGGTCCTGGACCCGGCCCTGACCGCCGCGGACCGGCTGCGCGCCACCGCGGGGCCCGCCGCCACCGCCGGGATCGCGGTGCCGCGCCGGGGCCTGGCGGAGCTGGCCGACGCCTGGCACGAGGCCTCCGCCGCGAACCGGGCGGCTGCGGCGGAAGCCCGGTTCGGCCCGGTCGCCCAGTGGTCGGCCATCGGCCCGTACCGCCTGCTGACCGCGCTCGCCCCGGACACGCCGACCGACCGCGCCGTGCGCCCGCTGCTCACCCCGCCGCACCGGGATCTGGCCCGCACCGCCGAGGTGTTCCTCGACTGTGCGGGCCAGGCGTCCCGGACCGCCGGTGAGCTGGGCATTCACCGCCAGACGCTCTACTACCGCCTCTCCCGGGTCCAGCAGCTCACCGGCCTGGACCTGAACGACGGCGAGGACCGGCTGCTGCTGCACATGGCACTGAAGGCGTCCCGGCTCTGA
- a CDS encoding proline dehydrogenase family protein translates to MLGPVILAASRSDKMRRFVSAAPGTKQVVGRFIAGETVEQVIPIIEDAADKGLEVTLDVVGEDITTPEQAAAARDAYLELIGRLEDLGLGTRAEMSVKLSMFGQALEGGHELALANVRPVVEAAAAIGTTVTLDAEDHTTLDSMFAIHEELRRSHPQTGCVIQAYLFRTEEDARRLAAAGSRVRIVKGAYKEPASVAYQDKAEIDKAYVRILRTLMDGEGYPMIGSHDPRLIAIAQELGRKAGRKLDEYEFQMLYGIRSEEHIRLAAEGHRMRVYTAYGTDWYGYFMRRLAEKPANLLFFGRSILTKG, encoded by the coding sequence GTGCTGGGTCCCGTGATTCTCGCCGCGTCACGCAGCGACAAGATGCGCCGCTTCGTCTCGGCAGCCCCGGGCACCAAGCAGGTCGTCGGCCGGTTCATCGCCGGTGAGACGGTCGAGCAGGTCATCCCGATCATCGAGGACGCCGCCGACAAGGGCCTGGAGGTCACCCTCGACGTGGTCGGTGAGGACATCACCACGCCCGAGCAGGCCGCCGCCGCCCGCGACGCCTACCTGGAGCTCATCGGCCGCCTCGAGGACCTCGGTCTGGGCACCAGGGCCGAGATGTCCGTCAAGCTCTCCATGTTCGGCCAGGCGCTGGAGGGCGGCCACGAGCTGGCCCTCGCCAACGTCCGCCCGGTCGTCGAGGCCGCCGCCGCGATCGGCACCACGGTCACCCTGGACGCCGAGGACCACACCACCCTCGACTCGATGTTCGCCATCCACGAGGAGCTGCGCAGGAGCCACCCGCAGACCGGATGCGTCATCCAGGCCTACCTCTTCCGCACCGAGGAGGACGCCCGTCGTCTCGCCGCGGCCGGCAGCCGCGTCCGCATCGTGAAGGGCGCCTACAAGGAGCCCGCCTCCGTCGCGTACCAGGACAAGGCCGAGATCGACAAGGCGTACGTCCGCATCCTGCGGACGCTGATGGACGGCGAGGGCTACCCGATGATCGGGTCCCACGACCCGCGTCTGATAGCCATCGCCCAGGAGCTGGGCCGCAAGGCGGGCCGCAAGCTCGACGAGTACGAGTTCCAGATGCTGTACGGCATCCGCAGCGAGGAGCACATCCGGCTCGCGGCCGAGGGCCACCGGATGCGCGTCTACACCGCCTACGGCACCGACTGGTACGGCTACTTCATGCGCCGCCTCGCGGAGAAGCCGGCCAACCTGCTGTTCTTCGGCCGCTCCATCCTCACCAAGGGCTGA
- a CDS encoding sensor histidine kinase, with protein sequence MARGRLRIYLGAAPGVGKTYAMLAEGQRLRARGSHVVVGFVEPHGRRATAAMADGLETTARRTLSHRGALFTEMDLDAVLARRPQVALVDELAHSNVPGARNAKRWQDVEELLDAGIDVVTTLNVQHLESLNDVVRQITGVTQRETLPDEVARRADQIELVDLPPEVLRRRMVHGDIYAPDRIESALTHYFRVGNLTALREIALLWLADRVEEGLRRYRAEHGIVAPWETRERILVSLSGGPEGETLIRRAARISARTPGTELLALHVVPEDGLADVDPAALDAQHTLLESLGGSYHQTTGEDVVDALLQFAEAEDVTQIVLGASRHGRLASLLRAGVGERTIKGSGPIDVHIVTHGEAAGSAASRLPHPSRGTGPRRYWAALAGTVVLLPVLTLLLTAARGHLGLSSDLVIYLLAVVVVALVGGLYPALFAAIAAALLADYYFTAPVHSLAIEHPDSIAALVVFIATAALVGTAAGTAAQRTHQAVRATSEARALSRLAAAMMRGQDLTALVEQIRENFGLGAISLLERDPEASPVPRWYVVASAGERPPEKPYEADVESPVDDNLTLAARGSGLSTEDQRVLAACAAELGLAHARGRIAGCSDGTDTFADAERTRASLLLAAGRDLRAPLRTAEEALVRLRSRHAGGTVPEEAQLLEAARAAVHRAAQLVTDLDDVSRLHAGALDLYLRPVDLNDMLGAALDDLGPGGHSIIPRLPEQLPDVIADAALLTRALTALGADALRHSPSDRPPVFTAEVRSGHVMIRVEDGTPARGPEPGPGLSRAPDPRADSLAVRLSRDLTEAMDGTLETAIGSPGFSVTLTLPSSAPEGGATSGRDE encoded by the coding sequence GTGGCACGTGGACGGTTGCGGATCTACCTCGGGGCCGCTCCCGGGGTCGGCAAGACGTACGCCATGCTCGCCGAGGGGCAGCGGCTGCGTGCCCGGGGCTCGCACGTGGTCGTCGGCTTCGTCGAGCCGCACGGGCGCCGGGCGACCGCGGCCATGGCCGACGGTCTGGAGACGACGGCCCGCCGGACGCTGAGCCACCGCGGCGCGCTCTTCACCGAGATGGATCTCGACGCGGTACTGGCCCGCCGTCCCCAGGTCGCGCTGGTCGACGAGCTGGCCCACTCCAACGTTCCGGGGGCCCGCAACGCCAAGCGGTGGCAGGACGTGGAGGAGCTCCTGGACGCCGGCATCGATGTGGTCACCACGCTCAACGTCCAGCACCTGGAGTCACTCAACGACGTGGTACGGCAGATCACGGGGGTCACCCAGCGGGAGACCCTGCCCGACGAGGTGGCCCGCCGGGCCGACCAGATCGAACTGGTCGACCTGCCACCGGAGGTGCTCCGCCGCCGTATGGTCCACGGCGACATCTATGCGCCGGACCGCATCGAGTCCGCCCTCACCCACTACTTCCGGGTCGGCAACCTCACCGCCCTGCGCGAAATCGCCCTGCTGTGGCTGGCCGACCGGGTGGAGGAAGGGCTGCGGCGCTACCGCGCGGAGCACGGCATCGTCGCTCCCTGGGAGACCCGGGAGCGCATCCTGGTGTCCCTGAGCGGCGGGCCGGAGGGCGAGACACTGATCCGCCGTGCCGCGCGGATCAGCGCGCGTACCCCCGGCACCGAGTTGCTGGCCCTCCACGTGGTCCCGGAGGACGGACTCGCCGACGTCGACCCGGCGGCACTGGACGCCCAGCACACTCTTCTGGAATCACTCGGCGGCAGCTACCACCAGACCACCGGCGAGGACGTCGTCGACGCCCTGCTCCAGTTCGCCGAGGCGGAGGACGTCACCCAGATCGTGCTGGGCGCGAGCCGTCACGGCCGGCTGGCCTCCCTCCTGAGAGCAGGTGTGGGAGAGCGGACGATCAAGGGCTCCGGCCCCATCGACGTCCACATCGTCACCCATGGGGAGGCGGCGGGGTCTGCCGCTTCGAGGCTTCCACACCCGAGCCGCGGCACCGGCCCGAGACGTTACTGGGCCGCACTGGCCGGCACCGTGGTGCTGCTGCCCGTACTGACGCTCCTGCTGACCGCGGCGCGCGGCCACCTCGGCCTCTCCAGCGACCTGGTGATCTATCTGCTCGCCGTCGTCGTGGTCGCCCTGGTCGGAGGGCTGTACCCCGCGCTGTTCGCCGCCATCGCCGCTGCGCTGCTCGCCGACTACTACTTCACCGCACCGGTGCACTCGCTGGCCATCGAGCACCCGGACTCGATTGCCGCGCTCGTGGTGTTCATCGCCACGGCCGCCCTCGTCGGCACGGCGGCGGGAACGGCCGCTCAGCGTACGCACCAGGCGGTACGCGCGACATCCGAGGCAAGGGCGCTGAGCCGCCTGGCCGCCGCCATGATGCGTGGCCAGGACCTGACGGCACTGGTGGAGCAGATCCGGGAGAACTTCGGCCTCGGTGCGATCAGCCTGCTCGAAAGGGACCCGGAAGCATCTCCCGTGCCCCGCTGGTACGTGGTCGCCAGCGCCGGGGAGCGGCCACCGGAAAAGCCCTACGAGGCGGACGTGGAAAGCCCCGTCGACGACAACCTCACGCTGGCCGCGCGCGGCTCAGGACTGAGTACGGAGGACCAACGCGTCCTCGCCGCATGCGCCGCCGAACTGGGGCTGGCCCATGCCCGAGGGCGGATCGCCGGGTGTTCCGACGGCACGGACACCTTCGCCGACGCCGAACGTACCCGGGCATCCTTGCTTCTCGCGGCAGGACGCGATCTGCGTGCTCCGCTGCGCACGGCCGAGGAAGCGCTCGTGCGCCTGCGGAGCCGGCACGCCGGCGGGACCGTCCCGGAGGAGGCGCAGTTGCTGGAGGCTGCCCGTGCGGCGGTGCACCGTGCGGCTCAGCTGGTCACCGATCTCGACGATGTGAGCCGTCTGCACGCCGGGGCACTCGATCTCTACCTCCGCCCGGTCGACCTCAACGACATGCTGGGCGCCGCCCTGGACGACCTCGGGCCCGGCGGTCACTCGATCATTCCGCGCCTGCCGGAACAGCTGCCCGACGTGATCGCCGACGCCGCTCTCCTCACCCGCGCGCTGACCGCCCTGGGGGCCGACGCGTTGCGTCACAGCCCGTCGGACCGGCCCCCCGTCTTCACCGCCGAGGTCCGGTCCGGCCACGTGATGATCCGGGTGGAGGACGGCACGCCCGCCCGGGGCCCGGAACCGGGCCCCGGTCTTTCCCGGGCTCCGGATCCCAGGGCCGACAGCCTGGCTGTACGGCTGTCGCGCGACTTGACCGAGGCCATGGACGGGACCCTGGAGACGGCCATCGGGAGCCCCGGTTTCTCGGTGACGCTCACTCTTCCGAGCTCCGCGCCCGAAGGCGGCGCGACATCCGGCCGCGACGAGTGA
- the kdpB gene encoding potassium-transporting ATPase subunit KdpB, with the protein MSTTAAPTPPDAGHRQNRVSGGLLDPRQLLTSFPDALRKLDPRVMVHNPVMFVVEVGAVLTTVSAIKSPSVFAWVITGWLWLTSLFANLAEAVAEGRGKAQAETLRRARTTTTARRLTGWRPGADDATEQEVPGAALRLGDHVVVEAGQTVPGDGDVVEGIASVDESAITGESAPVIRESGGDRSAVTGGTKVLSDRIIVKITSKPGETFIDRMIALVEGAARQKTPNEIALNILLASLTIIFLIAVATLQPFAVFAGAEQTIVVLVSLVVALIPTTIGALLSAIGIAGMDRLVQRNVLAMSGRAVEAAGDVNTLLLDKTGTITLGNRQAAEFLPVDGVSIEELADASQLSSIADETPEGRSIVVLAKRQYALRARSEGELAQARFVPFTAQSRMSGVDLNDPQENLSLRKGAATAVMRWVRDNGGHPTAEVGGIVDGISASGGTPLVVGEATRHSDVPGARILGVIHLKDVVKEGMRERFDELRRMGIKTVMITGDNPLTARAIAEEAGVDDFLAEATPEDKMALIKREQAGGKLVAMTGDGTNDAPALAQADVGVAMNTGTSAAKEAGNMVDLDSNPTKLIEIVEIGKQLLITRGALTTFSIANDVAKYFAIIPAMFAMVYPGLDKLNIMRLHSPTSAIASAIVFNALIIIALIPLALRGVRYRPSSAAKLLSRNIWMYGLGGLVLPFVSIKLLDLFIQFIPGLR; encoded by the coding sequence ATGTCCACGACCGCCGCTCCCACCCCGCCGGACGCCGGGCACCGGCAGAACCGGGTCTCGGGCGGGCTGCTCGATCCCCGGCAGCTCCTGACGTCCTTCCCCGACGCCCTGCGCAAGCTGGATCCGCGGGTGATGGTCCACAACCCCGTCATGTTCGTGGTGGAGGTCGGGGCGGTGCTGACCACGGTGTCGGCGATCAAGTCGCCCAGTGTCTTCGCCTGGGTGATCACGGGGTGGCTCTGGCTGACATCCCTCTTCGCCAACCTCGCCGAAGCAGTGGCCGAGGGACGCGGCAAGGCCCAGGCGGAGACTCTCCGCCGGGCCAGGACGACGACGACGGCCCGCCGTCTCACCGGCTGGCGGCCAGGCGCGGACGACGCGACGGAGCAGGAGGTTCCGGGCGCCGCTCTCCGTCTGGGCGATCACGTCGTCGTCGAGGCCGGGCAGACCGTCCCCGGCGACGGAGATGTGGTCGAGGGCATCGCGAGCGTCGACGAATCGGCCATCACCGGCGAGTCGGCGCCGGTGATCCGCGAGTCGGGCGGCGACCGGTCGGCGGTCACGGGCGGTACCAAGGTGCTCTCGGACCGGATCATCGTGAAGATCACCTCGAAGCCGGGAGAAACCTTCATCGACCGGATGATCGCACTCGTGGAGGGGGCCGCTCGGCAGAAGACTCCGAACGAGATCGCGCTCAACATCCTGCTGGCATCCCTCACGATCATCTTCCTGATCGCGGTGGCGACCCTGCAGCCCTTCGCCGTCTTCGCCGGGGCGGAGCAGACCATCGTCGTCCTTGTCTCCCTCGTGGTGGCCCTCATCCCCACGACGATCGGTGCGCTGCTCTCGGCGATCGGCATCGCGGGCATGGACCGGCTCGTGCAGCGCAACGTGCTGGCGATGTCCGGGCGTGCGGTGGAGGCCGCGGGCGACGTGAACACCCTCCTGCTCGACAAGACCGGCACCATCACCCTCGGCAACCGCCAGGCCGCCGAGTTCCTGCCGGTGGACGGGGTGAGCATCGAAGAACTCGCGGACGCCTCCCAGTTGTCGTCGATCGCCGACGAGACGCCCGAGGGCCGCTCGATCGTCGTCCTCGCCAAGCGCCAGTACGCGCTACGCGCCCGTAGCGAGGGAGAACTGGCCCAGGCGCGGTTCGTGCCCTTCACCGCTCAGAGCCGGATGAGCGGTGTCGATCTCAACGATCCCCAGGAGAACCTGTCCTTGCGCAAGGGAGCCGCGACGGCGGTGATGCGCTGGGTCCGTGACAACGGCGGCCACCCCACGGCAGAGGTCGGCGGCATCGTCGACGGCATCTCCGCGAGCGGCGGCACCCCGCTGGTCGTCGGCGAAGCGACCCGGCACAGCGACGTGCCCGGCGCCCGCATCCTCGGTGTCATCCACCTCAAGGACGTCGTCAAGGAGGGCATGCGCGAACGGTTCGACGAACTGCGCCGGATGGGCATCAAGACCGTCATGATCACCGGCGACAACCCGCTGACCGCGCGCGCCATCGCCGAGGAGGCCGGTGTCGACGACTTCCTCGCCGAGGCCACCCCCGAGGACAAGATGGCCCTCATCAAGCGGGAACAGGCCGGCGGAAAACTCGTCGCGATGACCGGCGACGGCACCAACGACGCCCCGGCGCTCGCCCAGGCCGATGTCGGCGTGGCCATGAACACCGGAACCTCGGCCGCCAAGGAGGCCGGGAACATGGTGGACCTGGACTCCAACCCGACCAAGCTGATCGAGATCGTCGAGATCGGCAAACAGCTGCTGATCACCCGCGGCGCACTGACGACGTTCTCCATCGCCAACGACGTCGCGAAGTACTTCGCGATCATCCCCGCGATGTTCGCGATGGTCTACCCGGGCCTGGACAAGCTCAACATCATGCGACTGCACAGCCCGACCTCGGCGATCGCCTCCGCGATCGTCTTCAACGCGCTGATCATCATCGCTCTGATCCCGCTGGCGCTGCGCGGCGTGCGCTACCGGCCGTCCTCCGCGGCGAAACTGCTCAGCCGCAACATCTGGATGTACGGGCTCGGCGGGCTGGTCCTGCCCTTCGTCAGCATCAAACTGCTCGATCTCTTCATTCAGTTCATCCCCGGCCTGCGCTGA
- the kdpF gene encoding K(+)-transporting ATPase subunit F has product MNAENIVGLIVAACLVIYLVICLIFPEKF; this is encoded by the coding sequence GTGAACGCGGAAAACATCGTCGGCCTGATCGTTGCCGCGTGCCTCGTGATCTACCTGGTCATCTGCCTGATCTTCCCCGAGAAGTTCTAG